From the genome of Deltaproteobacteria bacterium:
CGTGGTCGCTCGTCTCGGCCATCGCCGCCGCGCTGCTCTATCTTTGGCTTCGCCGCGCGTTTTCGCCCGGCGCGTCGCTCGCCGCGACGGCTGCTTCGGCGCTCGGCTCGATCCTGTTTCCGTATTCATCCGCCGCGAACGCGCAGGTGCTCGTGGCCGCGTGTTACGTGATCGCCGCGTACGCCGTCTCGCGTTCGGGCGAGGAACGCGGTGGCGCGTGGTGCGCCCTCGCGGGATGCGCGGTCGGCTACGCCGAATGCACCGAGCCCATCGCGCTCATCGGCATCGTCGCGATCATGGCGATGATGGCCGTGCGCAGGACGCCCGTGCGGGGATGGATGTGGTTCTTCGCGGGCGCGGTCCCGACCGCCCTGCTCCTCGGCGCGTACAACCTCGCGGCCTTCGGCTCACCCTTCGTCACGAGCTACGCGTACCAGAACCCGGTCTTCAACACGCCGGGTGCGGTCATGGGCGTCTTCGTCCCGCCGTCGCTGTCGGTGCTCGCGGCCATCACGGTGCTGCCCGTGCGCGGCCTGCTGTGGATGAGCCCGGTCTTCGCCATCGCGCCGCTGGGAATCGCGCTGCTCTGGCGAAACCGCGACTGGCGCGACATCGCCCTCGTCATCACCGTGATCGCCCTCGCGAGCCTGCTGTTCAACATATCCTACGCCACGTGGCACGGCGGATGGTGCGTGGGGCCGCGCCTGCTGATGCCGGCCATGCCGTTTTTCGCGGCGGCGATCGCGCCCGTGTGGGACCGATTCGCCGCGACGCGCGCGCCCATCGCTTTGCTGGTCCTGATCGGCGTCGCCATCCAACTCATGGTCAGCGCGGTCAACCCGTGGGCGCCGCAAATGGCCGAGGTCACGAATCCGCTCGCCCAGTACATCTGGACGAATATTTCGGCGGGGCAGACTTCGATCAACAACTATCCGATGTTCGGGGAAACGCCGTCCCTGTTCGCCGCGCGGGCGTGGTCGCTCGTATCGTTCGAGGAGCGCTTCGCCGCCTACAACCTCGGCGAGTTCGTCGGCCTGCCCGGGCGCGCGTCGCTGGTGCCGCTGCTCGCCGCGTGGGTCGGGGCGGCGGTCAGGGTCCGAAGTCCGTTGCGGCGGCTTCTTTCGGCTTCGCGCGGCTGACGATCATCAGACCCAAAATGATGAGCAGCGACCCCACGCCCTCGCGCCAGTGCGCGCGCTCGCCGAGCCAGATCGCCGCGCCCAGCCCCGTGATGACGGGCTGCATGGTGGTGTACGCCGCGACGAGCGACGGAGTGGAGCGGCCCACCGCCCAGATGTTGATGGAGTGGCAGATGATCGTGGGCACCACGACGATGTAGAGCATGCCGAACGGCACCCAACGCGGCAGTTCCGAGATCGGCAGCCGCGCGAGCTCGCCGCCCGCCACGGCCAGCACCGCCGCGCCGCCGAACACGGTGCTCCACGCAAAGACCGTCAGCGGCCCGAGGCGTTTGAGAATCGGCCGGTTGAGCACGAGAAAGGTTCCGTACGCCGCGCAGTTGGCCAAGATCAGCAGGTTGCCGAGGCCGTGGCCGCCGAGCTCGAATCCCGACGGGTCGAGCATGGCGAGCGCGCCCGCGACGGCTAGCGCGATGCCCGCGAAGCGCGTCCACGAGAGCTGCTCGATGCCGAACAGGACCGCCGCGCCCGCCGCGAAGACGGGGATCGACGGCGCCATGATGCCCGCGTTGGTCGCGGTCGTGTAACGCAGTCCCACGATGAACAGGAGCTGGTTGAGAAACACGCCGAGGATGCCGAGCATCACGAGAAAACGCAGGTCGCGGGCGGTGGGACGGACGCGCTCGACCTGCCAGGCGAGCAGCAGCAGGATCGGCGCGGAGAGCGCGACGCGCGTGGCGGCGAGGGCGAAGGGGTGGACATGCTCCATCACGCCCTTGGCCACCACGGACATGCTCGCGAAGCCGAACTGCGCGGCGAAGAGCGCGATGTGCACCAGGGGCGCGACGCGTGGGCTGGTCGATGACGTCGTCACGGCGCGAAGCACTACCCGGTTTCGGCCGCGCGGGCAATGATCGAAGTTGGAAATCGACGCCGATCTCCCGCTCCGCCTCTGCCCCGCGTCACGTTCCCATTTTTGGGGGCGTGTTGTAAGCTGCGTCCCCGGTCGAAACACGGCGGATTTTCCGCGCATCGCGGATACGCGGAGCCTTATGAGGAGCGGCATGGCCGATCGCGCGCAGTTGGTGCTGGAGGACGGACGGATTTTCGCGGGCGAGAGCTTCGGCGCGCGCGTGGAGTCGGTGGGCGAGGTCGTCTTCAACACGGCCATGTCGGGTTATCAGGAGATCCTGACGGACCCGTCGTATACCGGCCAGATGGTGTGCATGACGTACCCGCACATCGGCAACACGGGCGTCAACGACGAGGACATCGAGAGCCGCCGCGTGTTCGCAGAGGGGTTCATCGTCCGATCGCGCAGCCTCGTCTCGTCGAACTACCGCCGAACGAAGACGCTGGAGGAATACCTAGAAGGCGCGGGCATCGCCGGCATCGCCGAGGTGGACACCCGCGCGCTCACGCGGCACCTGCGCACGCACGGCTCGCGCGTCGGCATCATCGCTCCGGCGGACCGCGACCCGGCGAAGCTGATCGAAAAAATCCGCGCGAACCCGCCCATCGTCGGGCGCGATCTGGCCGGCGAGGTCACCTGCGACGCCGCGTACCCGTGGACGCAGAGCAGTTGGGATCTCGGCACGGGCTATGGCGAGAAGCCGCCCGCCGAGGCGAAGTTCAAGGTCGTGGCGATGGATTT
Proteins encoded in this window:
- a CDS encoding DMT family transporter — its product is MTTSSTSPRVAPLVHIALFAAQFGFASMSVVAKGVMEHVHPFALAATRVALSAPILLLLAWQVERVRPTARDLRFLVMLGILGVFLNQLLFIVGLRYTTATNAGIMAPSIPVFAAGAAVLFGIEQLSWTRFAGIALAVAGALAMLDPSGFELGGHGLGNLLILANCAAYGTFLVLNRPILKRLGPLTVFAWSTVFGGAAVLAVAGGELARLPISELPRWVPFGMLYIVVVPTIICHSINIWAVGRSTPSLVAAYTTMQPVITGLGAAIWLGERAHWREGVGSLLIILGLMIVSRAKPKEAAATDFGP
- the carA gene encoding glutamine-hydrolyzing carbamoyl-phosphate synthase small subunit; protein product: MADRAQLVLEDGRIFAGESFGARVESVGEVVFNTAMSGYQEILTDPSYTGQMVCMTYPHIGNTGVNDEDIESRRVFAEGFIVRSRSLVSSNYRRTKTLEEYLEGAGIAGIAEVDTRALTRHLRTHGSRVGIIAPADRDPAKLIEKIRANPPIVGRDLAGEVTCDAAYPWTQSSWDLGTGYGEKPPAEAKFKVVAMDFGVKTNILRQLVDHGCAVTVVPATTSADTILAMEPDGVFLSNGPGDPEPVTYAIETIRALVGKKPIFGICLGHQLIGLALGARTYKLKFGHHGANQPVKDHATGRVEITSQNHNFAVDLDSIAGDVVATHVNLNDGTNEGMAHRTQPVFSVQYHPEASPGPHDASYLFDRFTTMMRTGRPVADEVRARIRTWAFD